A window from Glaciimonas sp. PCH181 encodes these proteins:
- a CDS encoding DEAD/DEAH box helicase, with translation MLTFSFAIDDVLKIASDATIARAQPYVKGSSVVRLEPSGDDALVSTVVGSGINIYDQKITFSDVKGELQIEGLCSCYVGYNCKHVVAALTYYLQSIATPVVSDTHHAAPDTATAIPQLPRVIENWLQRVEDELIVKPMAMAMQPTPVTPAYQLVFALVPTQNSKQVLLYLCKGRLRKDGRFSTIKPLSDSYNFYNGIREFDQAIDQDTVSLFIALLSRKNQSRPYYQSQVQQNNCELSGKLGAQLLQALLEQKNLLWANSVADLSKGQAHFLALSAPRNATLQWREQRPEEALEEVREPPHMKWARHAGQAPAVLKTAPREVSKLVWEFAPASTKTLSVHGETIDYVLPTAPPWYVDNLSCGELMLPPRLHHFAADELINLVAQAPLLDADNKRQVAQLLLAQGVSDLLPLPVDIPFTVLDAITPQPILVLDSNADGDGAPRDFAQLLFSYDGAVVTAEFSPILQRNGVSGVEKITRNQALENAASQTLLGQHFLVADANTHFAGARPGHFVMANEAAWLRFAKHGIPALSAAGWRIDKLSDYRFDVTEIDDWYADIQEAAVDQPGNPWFDLALGIVVNHERVSLLPLLIDLIRQAPDDFNSQALAQRLDSDEFLIQLESGQRVALPWGRIKPILTTLGELYFTDKIGDSVRLSVLDAARLAELEGSAELRWLGGDRLRELGQKLNSFGGVQQVATPEGLQATLRDYQREGLSWMQFLREYDFAGILADDMGLGKTIQALAHILIEKNAGRLTAPALVIAPTSLMSNWREEAERFAPGLKVLVLQGKERLAYFDHISDYDLVLTTYALLPRDEERLRAHQYHLLILDEAHYIKNARSKAAQSITLLKARHRLCLTGTPLENHLGELWSQFHFLLPGLLGSEKDFNRDFRTPIEKYADDGRRALLVRRIKPFLLRRTKDAVASELPPKTEIVRHVELSGAQRDLYETVRLAMDKKVRAAIESKGVAGSQIIILEALLKLRQACCDPRLVKTTNAEPGRIAHVPSAKLLELMEMVDELRQEDRRILIFSQFTSMLALIAEALTAADINYAMLTGDTKDRGAVVRSFQDGEVPVFLISLKAGGVGLNLTAADTVIHYDPWWNPAAELQATDRAWRIGQEKPVFVYKLIAKGTVEEKIQALQGKKAALADAILGSTGEALNVKLTAEDLQAIFEPLD, from the coding sequence ATGCTGACTTTTTCATTTGCCATTGATGATGTTCTAAAAATTGCTTCGGATGCGACCATTGCACGTGCACAGCCCTACGTTAAAGGCAGTTCAGTGGTACGACTGGAGCCGTCTGGCGATGACGCGCTGGTGAGTACGGTGGTGGGCAGCGGCATCAATATATATGATCAGAAAATCACTTTTTCTGACGTAAAGGGCGAGCTTCAGATTGAGGGGCTTTGCTCTTGTTATGTCGGCTATAACTGCAAGCATGTGGTGGCAGCGCTAACCTACTATTTACAAAGCATCGCTACGCCAGTTGTATCGGACACTCACCATGCAGCGCCCGATACAGCCACCGCGATTCCTCAACTGCCGCGGGTTATCGAAAATTGGTTGCAACGCGTAGAGGATGAATTGATTGTCAAGCCGATGGCAATGGCGATGCAACCGACGCCTGTTACACCAGCTTATCAGCTGGTTTTTGCTTTGGTGCCGACGCAAAATAGTAAACAAGTTTTGCTCTATTTATGCAAAGGACGGCTACGTAAAGATGGGCGTTTTAGTACCATCAAGCCGCTAAGCGATAGCTATAATTTTTATAATGGTATTCGTGAATTTGATCAGGCGATTGATCAAGATACGGTGAGTTTGTTTATCGCGTTGCTCAGTCGTAAAAATCAGAGTAGGCCGTATTATCAATCCCAAGTTCAGCAAAATAATTGTGAATTGAGCGGCAAATTAGGTGCGCAGTTATTGCAGGCGTTGCTAGAGCAGAAAAATCTTTTGTGGGCAAATTCGGTTGCCGATCTGAGTAAAGGACAGGCGCATTTTCTGGCGCTATCCGCCCCTCGAAACGCAACCTTGCAATGGCGTGAGCAGCGCCCGGAAGAGGCGTTAGAAGAGGTGCGTGAACCACCGCACATGAAATGGGCGCGGCATGCGGGACAAGCGCCGGCGGTATTGAAAACGGCACCGCGTGAGGTGTCGAAACTAGTCTGGGAGTTTGCTCCTGCATCGACCAAGACGCTATCCGTGCATGGTGAGACGATCGATTATGTCTTGCCGACTGCACCCCCTTGGTATGTCGATAATCTCTCGTGCGGCGAACTGATGTTGCCGCCGCGCTTGCATCACTTTGCTGCGGATGAGTTGATTAATTTGGTAGCGCAAGCACCATTGCTGGACGCTGATAATAAGCGCCAGGTCGCTCAGTTGTTGCTCGCGCAGGGCGTCAGTGATCTGCTGCCGTTGCCGGTGGATATTCCCTTTACTGTACTGGATGCGATCACGCCACAACCGATTTTGGTGTTGGACAGTAACGCTGATGGTGACGGTGCGCCGCGGGATTTTGCCCAACTATTATTTTCATATGATGGCGCGGTAGTCACGGCAGAATTTTCTCCGATACTTCAGCGTAACGGCGTTTCTGGCGTAGAAAAAATTACCCGCAATCAGGCGCTCGAAAATGCGGCTAGCCAGACATTGTTGGGTCAGCACTTTTTAGTAGCCGACGCTAATACCCATTTTGCCGGAGCGCGGCCCGGACATTTTGTGATGGCTAACGAAGCCGCCTGGTTAAGGTTTGCTAAACATGGCATACCTGCTTTGAGCGCAGCGGGATGGCGTATCGATAAATTGTCTGACTATCGTTTTGACGTGACTGAGATCGACGATTGGTATGCGGATATTCAGGAAGCCGCTGTGGATCAGCCTGGTAATCCATGGTTTGATCTGGCACTAGGAATTGTGGTTAATCACGAGCGCGTTTCTTTGTTGCCACTGTTGATTGACCTGATCCGTCAAGCACCGGATGACTTTAATTCTCAGGCGTTGGCGCAACGGCTGGATAGCGATGAATTTCTGATCCAGCTGGAAAGTGGACAGCGCGTGGCACTGCCATGGGGGCGGATCAAGCCTATTTTGACTACGCTTGGCGAGTTATATTTTACGGACAAAATCGGTGATTCAGTGCGCCTTTCGGTACTCGATGCCGCACGTCTGGCCGAGCTGGAGGGTAGTGCAGAATTGCGCTGGCTAGGCGGTGATCGCTTGCGTGAATTAGGACAAAAACTGAATAGTTTCGGTGGCGTCCAGCAAGTTGCAACACCGGAGGGTTTGCAGGCAACTTTGCGTGATTATCAGCGCGAAGGTTTGTCTTGGATGCAATTCCTGCGCGAATACGATTTTGCCGGCATTCTGGCCGACGATATGGGGCTGGGCAAAACCATTCAGGCATTGGCGCATATTTTGATCGAAAAGAATGCGGGCCGTTTGACCGCGCCTGCGCTGGTGATCGCACCGACCAGCTTGATGTCGAATTGGCGTGAAGAAGCCGAGCGCTTTGCACCGGGGCTGAAAGTCTTGGTATTGCAGGGCAAGGAACGGCTTGCGTATTTTGATCATATTAGCGACTACGATCTGGTGTTGACCACCTATGCGTTATTGCCGCGGGATGAGGAGCGTTTACGTGCTCATCAATACCATTTGCTGATTTTGGATGAAGCGCATTACATAAAAAATGCGCGTTCAAAGGCTGCGCAAAGCATCACTTTGCTGAAGGCACGGCACCGACTTTGCCTGACGGGAACGCCGCTCGAAAATCATTTGGGTGAATTATGGTCGCAGTTCCATTTCTTGCTGCCCGGTTTATTAGGCTCAGAAAAAGATTTCAATCGTGATTTCCGTACGCCAATAGAAAAGTACGCAGACGATGGCCGCAGAGCGTTGCTAGTGCGCCGCATCAAGCCATTTTTGTTGCGCCGGACCAAGGATGCCGTGGCCAGCGAATTGCCGCCTAAAACGGAAATTGTCCGGCATGTTGAATTGTCCGGTGCGCAACGGGATTTGTACGAAACCGTGCGTCTGGCGATGGATAAAAAAGTCCGTGCTGCCATTGAGAGTAAAGGCGTGGCTGGCAGTCAGATCATTATTCTGGAAGCGTTACTGAAACTGCGGCAGGCTTGCTGCGACCCGCGTCTGGTAAAAACCACAAATGCTGAACCTGGACGCATTGCCCACGTGCCTTCCGCCAAGTTGCTCGAACTGATGGAAATGGTCGATGAGTTGCGACAAGAAGATCGACGGATTTTGATCTTTTCGCAATTTACTAGCATGCTTGCTTTGATTGCCGAGGCGCTGACGGCAGCTGACATCAACTACGCTATGCTGACCGGCGATACCAAAGATCGCGGCGCGGTCGTGCGTTCTTTTCAGGACGGCGAAGTGCCGGTTTTCCTGATTAGTCTGAAGGCGGGCGGCGTCGGTTTGAATTTGACCGCAGCCGACACGGTGATTCATTACGATCCATGGTGGAATCCGGCAGCGGAATTGCAAGCAACCGATCGTGCCTGGCGAATTGGTCAGGAAAAGCCGGTATTTGTGTATAAACTCATCGCCAAAGGTACTGTAGAAGAAAAAATCCAAGCCTTGCAGGGCAAAAAAGCGGCGCTTGCTGACGCTATCCTAGGGTCTACCGGCGAAGCATTAAACGTGAAATTGACCGCAGAAGATTTGCAGGCTATTTTTGAGCCGCTGGATTGA
- the aroA gene encoding 3-phosphoshikimate 1-carboxyvinyltransferase: MHKQAPKHYPEYLDLHPAAKCQGTVKLPGSKSISNRTLLLAALANGTTEILELLASDDTLVMLMALKQLGVSWEQAEDSPNYTVQGCAGRFPIHQADLFMGNAGTAIRPLTAALAAMGGDYTLHGVPRMHERPIGDLVDALNAIGTRIAYTGVPGYPPLHIQRGQLHAQRMSVRGNVSSQFLTALLMAAPLMAKDQPVTIEVIGELISKPYIEITLNLMQRFGLSVERDGWKSFTIPAGQQYQSPGAIHVEGDASSASYFLAAGAITGGPIRVEGVGKNSIQGDVRFVEALQQMGADITMGDNWIEVSSSGVLKAIDADFNHIPDAAMTIAVAALYADGPSTLRNIASWRVKETDRLSAMATELRKLGATIEEGEDYLRVTPPATMQPATIDTYDDHRMAMCFSLASLDGAVLRGTTVRINDPKCVAKTFPDYFDVFAKLAEQTLL; this comes from the coding sequence ATGCATAAGCAAGCCCCCAAGCACTACCCGGAATATCTTGATTTGCATCCGGCAGCAAAATGTCAGGGTACAGTCAAATTACCCGGCTCAAAAAGTATTTCCAATCGCACGTTACTGTTGGCTGCGCTGGCGAATGGCACGACAGAAATTCTCGAATTGCTCGCCTCTGATGACACGCTGGTAATGCTGATGGCGCTGAAGCAATTGGGTGTCAGTTGGGAACAGGCTGAGGACAGCCCAAACTACACCGTGCAGGGATGCGCCGGACGCTTTCCGATACATCAGGCGGATTTGTTTATGGGTAACGCAGGCACCGCGATTCGACCTTTGACAGCGGCATTAGCGGCAATGGGCGGCGATTACACGCTGCATGGCGTGCCACGGATGCATGAGCGACCGATTGGCGATTTGGTGGACGCGTTGAACGCAATCGGCACCCGCATTGCCTATACCGGGGTTCCGGGCTATCCGCCATTGCATATCCAGCGCGGTCAGTTACATGCGCAACGGATGTCGGTACGCGGCAATGTTTCCAGTCAATTTTTGACGGCATTGTTGATGGCGGCACCGTTGATGGCAAAAGATCAGCCCGTGACTATCGAGGTTATTGGTGAGCTGATTTCCAAGCCGTATATTGAAATTACATTGAATCTGATGCAGCGTTTTGGCCTCTCAGTTGAGCGCGATGGCTGGAAATCATTCACCATTCCTGCGGGCCAGCAGTATCAAAGTCCCGGTGCGATTCATGTCGAAGGTGACGCGTCGTCCGCCTCTTACTTTCTGGCGGCTGGTGCGATTACTGGCGGTCCGATACGGGTCGAGGGCGTCGGTAAAAACAGTATTCAAGGCGATGTGCGGTTTGTCGAAGCATTGCAGCAGATGGGTGCCGACATCACGATGGGCGACAACTGGATTGAGGTTTCATCAAGCGGCGTATTAAAAGCAATCGATGCTGATTTTAATCACATTCCGGATGCAGCGATGACGATAGCGGTGGCTGCGTTATATGCCGATGGCCCGAGCACGTTGCGCAATATTGCCAGCTGGCGGGTAAAAGAAACCGACCGTCTGAGTGCGATGGCGACCGAATTACGCAAGCTGGGCGCGACAATTGAAGAGGGCGAAGATTACTTGCGCGTGACGCCGCCCGCGACGATGCAGCCCGCCACAATCGACACTTATGACGATCATCGGATGGCGATGTGCTTTTCTCTGGCTTCGCTGGATGGTGCTGTACTGCGCGGCACCACCGTGCGAATCAACGATCCGAAATGTGTCGCAAAAACTTTCCCTGATTACTTTGATGTATTTGCAAAACTCGCTGAACAAACTTTACTGTAA
- a CDS encoding prephenate dehydrogenase/arogenate dehydrogenase family protein produces the protein MFKKIAIFGVGLIGGSFALALKQAGAVAQVVGAGRSLASLERALELGIIDVIATSPADAVAGADLVLIAAPVAQTGAILASIQPYLQVGTIVTDAGSTKGDVVASARLALGEKISQFVPGHPIAGRESNGPDAAITHLYVGKKVVLTPLSENAETDVKRVADAWEQCGALIHRLSAAQHDLVFASVSHLPHVLAYALVDDIANKPHADILFQYAASGFRDFTRIAGSSPEMWRDISLANQDALLQELDAYQLKLTQLRGLLASGDGAGLEAIYRNAQQARHHWNCAIEAAEKQNKEGGD, from the coding sequence GTGTTTAAGAAAATTGCTATTTTTGGTGTTGGTTTGATCGGCGGCTCCTTTGCGCTGGCGCTCAAGCAGGCGGGCGCGGTGGCGCAAGTCGTTGGTGCTGGCCGCAGTCTCGCTTCATTAGAGCGTGCGCTGGAGTTGGGAATTATCGACGTTATCGCGACCTCGCCAGCGGATGCTGTGGCAGGTGCCGATCTGGTATTGATTGCCGCGCCGGTGGCGCAAACCGGCGCGATACTCGCTAGCATTCAGCCGTATTTGCAAGTTGGGACAATCGTCACCGATGCTGGCAGTACCAAAGGCGATGTCGTGGCATCTGCCCGTCTGGCTCTTGGTGAAAAAATCAGTCAATTTGTGCCTGGCCATCCGATTGCCGGACGCGAGAGTAACGGCCCTGATGCCGCGATTACACATTTGTATGTGGGCAAAAAAGTCGTACTGACGCCTTTGTCAGAAAATGCTGAAACAGATGTCAAGCGGGTTGCCGACGCATGGGAGCAATGCGGCGCATTGATCCATCGGCTTTCCGCCGCGCAGCACGATTTGGTATTTGCCTCGGTTAGTCATTTACCGCATGTTTTGGCCTACGCGTTGGTCGACGATATTGCCAACAAACCGCACGCCGATATCCTGTTTCAATATGCTGCCAGCGGGTTTCGGGATTTCACACGGATTGCAGGATCATCGCCGGAAATGTGGCGCGATATTTCACTAGCTAATCAGGATGCGTTGCTGCAAGAACTGGATGCTTATCAGTTAAAGCTGACACAATTACGCGGCTTGCTGGCGTCCGGTGACGGCGCTGGCCTTGAAGCGATTTACAGAAACGCGCAACAAGCGCGCCATCATTGGAATTGCGCGATTGAAGCGGCGGAAAAACAGAACAAGGAAGGTGGAGATTAA
- a CDS encoding lipopolysaccharide assembly LapA domain-containing protein: MKLISRVIAILLFLVFFGFALKNTQEVTIDFFLNYQIRGPLVLILLGFFASGAILGVLAMAPAVFRYRRNAAKAQKMLTSIHREQEAQRVTSAEAPQPDSIRNI; the protein is encoded by the coding sequence ATGAAACTTATTTCCCGCGTTATCGCGATTTTGTTATTTCTTGTGTTTTTTGGTTTTGCTTTGAAGAACACGCAAGAAGTCACAATCGATTTCTTCCTTAATTACCAAATTCGAGGTCCTTTAGTCTTAATTTTGCTGGGGTTCTTTGCCTCAGGCGCTATTTTGGGCGTGTTGGCGATGGCACCGGCAGTGTTTCGTTATCGCCGCAATGCCGCTAAAGCGCAAAAAATGTTGACATCGATACATCGTGAGCAGGAAGCACAGCGTGTTACAAGTGCGGAAGCGCCGCAGCCGGATAGCATCCGGAATATATAA
- the rpsA gene encoding 30S ribosomal protein S1: protein MSITVLSSTSGESSAFAALFEESLSRQDMRSGEVISAEVVRLDHNFVIVNAGLKSEAFIPIEEFKNDNGELEVAVGDFISVAIESLENGFGDTILSRDKAKRLASWLSLEKAMESGEIVTGTVNGKVKGGLTVLTNGIRAFLPGSLVDTRPVKDTTPFEGKTMEFKVIKLDRKRNNVVLSRRAVIEASMGEERQKLMETLKEGTVVNGVVKNITDYGAFVDLGGIDGLLHITDLAWRRVRHPSEVLTVGQEITAKVLKYDQEKNRVSLGVKQLGDDPWTGLSRRYPQHTRLFGKVTNLTDYGAFVEVEQGIEGLVHVSEMDWTNKNVAPNKVVQLGDEVEVMVLEIDEDRRRISLGMKQCKANPWDDFAITHKKGDKVRGAIKSITDFGVFIGLAGNIDGLVHLSDLSWTETGEEAVRRFKKGDELEAIVLAIDVERERVSLGVKQLEGDPFNNFAAMNDKGSLVTGTVKSVEPKGAVIQLSEEVEGYLRASEISRDRVEDAGTHLKVGDVLETMVINVDRKARGIQLSIKAKDNVETQEAMQKMSSDSNAASGTTSLGALLKAKFDNKN from the coding sequence ATGTCAATCACTGTTCTCTCATCTACATCAGGCGAATCGTCTGCTTTTGCCGCACTATTCGAAGAATCGCTGTCACGTCAAGACATGCGTTCTGGTGAAGTGATTTCTGCTGAAGTCGTTCGTCTTGACCATAACTTCGTTATCGTCAACGCCGGCCTCAAGTCAGAAGCGTTCATTCCAATTGAAGAATTTAAAAATGACAATGGCGAACTCGAAGTAGCTGTAGGTGATTTCATCTCCGTTGCTATTGAATCGCTGGAAAACGGTTTCGGCGACACTATTCTGTCGCGTGACAAAGCTAAACGTCTGGCATCTTGGCTCTCGCTTGAAAAAGCGATGGAGTCTGGCGAGATCGTCACTGGTACTGTCAATGGTAAGGTCAAGGGCGGTCTGACTGTTCTGACCAACGGCATTCGCGCTTTCTTGCCGGGTTCGCTAGTCGACACGCGTCCTGTTAAAGACACGACGCCGTTCGAAGGCAAGACCATGGAATTCAAGGTCATCAAGCTGGATCGCAAGCGTAATAACGTCGTGTTGTCACGTCGTGCTGTGATCGAAGCATCGATGGGCGAAGAGCGTCAGAAATTGATGGAAACGTTGAAAGAAGGCACCGTTGTTAACGGCGTCGTCAAAAACATCACTGACTATGGCGCATTCGTGGATCTGGGTGGTATCGATGGTCTGTTGCACATTACCGATCTGGCATGGCGTCGTGTACGTCACCCATCGGAAGTGTTGACAGTCGGTCAAGAGATCACTGCCAAGGTTCTGAAGTACGATCAAGAAAAGAACCGTGTGTCGTTGGGCGTAAAGCAATTGGGCGACGATCCATGGACTGGTCTGTCACGTCGTTACCCACAACACACACGTCTGTTCGGTAAAGTCACTAATCTGACTGACTATGGCGCATTTGTTGAAGTCGAACAAGGTATCGAAGGTCTGGTTCACGTTTCAGAAATGGACTGGACTAACAAGAACGTTGCACCAAACAAAGTCGTTCAATTGGGCGATGAAGTTGAAGTCATGGTTCTTGAAATCGACGAAGACCGTCGTCGTATCAGCCTGGGTATGAAGCAATGTAAAGCTAATCCTTGGGATGATTTTGCGATTACCCACAAAAAGGGCGATAAAGTCCGTGGCGCAATCAAATCGATCACAGACTTCGGCGTGTTCATCGGCCTGGCCGGTAACATCGATGGTTTGGTTCACCTGTCGGATCTGTCATGGACAGAAACAGGCGAAGAAGCAGTCCGTCGCTTCAAAAAGGGTGACGAACTGGAAGCTATCGTATTGGCTATCGACGTTGAGCGTGAGCGTGTTTCCCTGGGCGTTAAACAACTCGAAGGCGATCCATTCAACAACTTCGCTGCGATGAACGACAAAGGTTCGTTGGTCACAGGTACAGTTAAATCAGTTGAGCCTAAGGGCGCTGTGATTCAATTGTCAGAAGAAGTCGAAGGCTACTTGCGCGCTTCCGAAATCTCCCGCGATCGCGTGGAAGATGCCGGTACGCACCTGAAAGTTGGCGATGTTTTGGAAACAATGGTCATCAACGTTGATCGTAAAGCACGTGGTATTCAGCTTTCGATCAAAGCAAAAGACAATGTTGAAACGCAAGAAGCAATGCAAAAGATGTCTTCGGACTCCAATGCCGCTTCCGGTACAACTAGTCTGGGCGCGTTGTTGAAAGCTAAATTCGACAACAAGAACTAA
- a CDS encoding integration host factor subunit beta, with the protein MTKSELIARLAERYPQLVAKDADYAVKTILDAMADALSTGQRIEIRGFGSFALNRRPPRIGRNPKSGDKVMVPEKRVPHFKPGKELRERVDAMVGQPIKED; encoded by the coding sequence ATGACAAAGTCGGAGCTGATTGCCCGCTTGGCCGAGCGTTATCCGCAGCTGGTTGCTAAAGATGCAGATTACGCGGTCAAAACCATACTTGATGCAATGGCCGATGCTTTATCGACCGGCCAGCGCATCGAGATCCGTGGTTTCGGCAGTTTTGCACTGAACCGCAGACCACCGCGGATCGGTCGTAACCCGAAATCCGGGGATAAAGTGATGGTGCCGGAAAAGCGCGTACCGCACTTTAAACCGGGTAAGGAGTTGCGTGAACGGGTCGATGCAATGGTGGGGCAACCGATCAAAGAAGACTAA
- the lapB gene encoding lipopolysaccharide assembly protein LapB, whose translation MEFETWWLLGIPIFFGLGWIAARVDINQLISESRSLPRGYFKGLNFLLNEQPDKAIDAFIEIVKLDPETAELHFALGNLFRRRGETERAIRVHQNLLARPDLEQEHRLHAQYELGQDYLKAGLLDRAEESFNLLIGTSYGAQAGRALLEIYQREKEWRRAIASAQALQDTGAGGRQKEIAQFYCELAQDALVDGHPDDAMALLEKALANDRNSVRATMLLGDVYLAKDDAEAALIAWRRVEQQSVPHVALVAQRLMDGYRAVGRPQEGVNLLRSYLAEASSIDLLEVVFKAVLELDGVEATNHLVSDELRRTPTLLGLDKLLEARLMIATPEMHSELSVVKNLVHGYTQKLARYQCSHCGFKARQFYWQCPGCSRWETYPPRRTEELNVMN comes from the coding sequence ATGGAATTTGAAACCTGGTGGCTATTAGGTATCCCAATCTTTTTTGGTTTGGGCTGGATAGCCGCGCGTGTGGATATCAATCAATTGATCTCTGAGTCACGTAGTTTGCCCCGTGGTTATTTTAAAGGGCTCAATTTTTTACTCAATGAGCAGCCTGATAAAGCGATTGATGCTTTTATCGAAATTGTGAAACTTGATCCCGAAACCGCCGAACTCCATTTTGCGCTAGGAAATTTATTCCGTCGTCGTGGCGAGACCGAACGCGCTATTCGCGTCCATCAAAATTTGTTGGCGCGGCCCGATCTGGAGCAGGAACATCGTTTGCACGCGCAATACGAATTAGGTCAGGATTATCTGAAAGCAGGGCTGCTTGACCGTGCAGAAGAAAGTTTTAATTTGTTAATAGGGACGTCATACGGCGCACAAGCCGGGCGTGCGTTGCTTGAAATTTATCAACGTGAAAAAGAATGGCGGCGCGCAATTGCATCCGCGCAAGCGCTGCAAGATACGGGCGCAGGCGGACGTCAAAAAGAGATTGCCCAGTTTTATTGCGAGTTAGCGCAGGATGCATTGGTAGACGGCCATCCGGACGATGCCATGGCGTTGCTGGAAAAAGCGTTGGCGAATGACCGCAACAGCGTGCGCGCGACCATGTTATTAGGTGACGTATATTTGGCGAAAGACGATGCCGAGGCTGCGTTGATCGCCTGGCGTCGGGTTGAGCAGCAAAGCGTGCCTCACGTGGCGCTGGTGGCACAGCGGCTGATGGATGGTTATCGCGCAGTCGGACGTCCTCAGGAGGGCGTGAATTTATTGCGCTCCTATCTGGCGGAAGCTTCCTCGATCGATTTGCTGGAAGTTGTATTTAAAGCAGTGCTGGAGTTGGACGGCGTTGAGGCGACTAATCATCTGGTCAGTGATGAGCTGCGTCGTACTCCAACCTTGTTGGGGCTGGATAAGCTGCTGGAAGCACGGCTGATGATTGCCACGCCAGAAATGCATTCCGAACTCTCTGTCGTAAAAAATCTAGTCCACGGTTATACCCAAAAACTGGCACGTTATCAGTGTAGTCATTGCGGTTTTAAGGCGCGCCAATTCTATTGGCAGTGTCCCGGTTGCAGCCGCTGGGAAACCTATCCGCCGCGGCGGACGGAAGAATTGAATGTCATGAATTAA
- the cmk gene encoding (d)CMP kinase, translating to MPNIHTPVITIDGPTASGKGTVAQKVAQHLGFHYLDSGALYRLTALSALRRNTALDDEHALAKVARNLHCQFDGGHIFLSKEDVTEAIRAEIVGNTASKIAALMPVRQALYGLQLGFHRAPGLVADGRDMGTVIFPHAVLKVFLTASVAARAERRYKQLIDKGFSANMQDLSKDLSERDDRDTHRSSAPLKAAEGAYLLDTSELTAEQAVEQVLNWYAVVKPIVKQQ from the coding sequence ATGCCTAATATTCATACACCCGTCATTACCATTGACGGACCAACCGCTTCCGGTAAGGGCACGGTCGCGCAAAAAGTCGCCCAGCATCTGGGGTTTCATTATCTCGATTCGGGTGCGTTGTATCGACTTACCGCATTGTCAGCGTTACGGCGTAACACAGCGTTGGATGACGAACATGCACTTGCCAAGGTCGCGCGCAATTTGCATTGTCAATTCGATGGCGGCCACATATTTTTATCTAAAGAAGACGTTACTGAGGCGATACGGGCTGAGATAGTTGGTAATACTGCATCTAAAATTGCGGCATTAATGCCCGTGCGTCAGGCACTTTATGGCTTGCAACTCGGCTTTCATCGTGCGCCGGGTCTGGTGGCCGACGGGCGTGACATGGGCACGGTGATTTTTCCGCATGCGGTGCTAAAGGTATTTCTTACTGCAAGTGTTGCGGCTAGGGCCGAAAGACGTTATAAGCAATTGATTGACAAGGGCTTTTCTGCTAATATGCAAGACCTTTCGAAGGATTTGAGTGAGCGCGATGACCGCGATACCCATCGCAGTTCTGCCCCACTTAAGGCCGCTGAAGGTGCCTATCTTCTGGATACCTCCGAACTCACCGCCGAGCAAGCGGTTGAGCAAGTACTGAATTGGTATGCGGTGGTGAAGCCGATCGTCAAGCAGCAGTAA